The following proteins are encoded in a genomic region of Haloarcula salinisoli:
- a CDS encoding methyl-accepting chemotaxis protein: MSAEDTPDDVSVDDASSILPGFLARSFLAKFVVALLLVTVVILGVSANTYAQTSDQLTTDTETEYIGVANSSSTQLVEWRQSRRDTTRRLSQFEVVRNGNQSERQRFLEDEYDRLPDDVIKIQIVNRSTTTVTASSDTTRIGEPQLSREAPWRNENLTYGEDGVYIAEATNALQTSLVSFVTPIETESGENQILVMQTDLNALANSLPQPSQGVYSQVIDSQGRIVAGTRGQTALGANAGSLQEYDENTSGIGQSFVQRGLEGEKGFVQASDVKPSLAGEYVIAYHPVADEEWVVATHVPVSTAYALQNTIQNNLLVLSGAAFFGIAFIGLVFGRGTVSTLNRLTEKAERLEAGNLDVDLDVTRRDEFGQLTASFANMRNALRDRIQEAESARKEAEVSRQEALAMTDYLQEKAEDYSEVMQQCANGDLTQRMEIDNENDAMDRIATEFNDMLGELEKTTGQLKTFSEEVAESSDIVLTNTENVRQSAERVTASVENINTDATDQEARLEELAGDLNVVIDRLHSLKGNPHVDINEELDQFQNVANVLEQATGQSQSIRSEAESAAETSKQQADELDEVSERADRLKRYAKPLGGILDRFETAAEHEFVFSGGPSQPVQNDNDD, translated from the coding sequence ATGAGTGCCGAAGACACACCAGACGACGTAAGTGTAGATGACGCCAGTAGCATTCTCCCTGGCTTTCTGGCCAGAAGCTTCCTGGCGAAGTTCGTCGTGGCGCTGTTGCTGGTCACTGTAGTCATCCTCGGCGTGAGCGCGAACACGTACGCCCAGACCAGCGACCAGCTCACGACGGACACCGAGACTGAGTACATCGGTGTCGCCAACTCCAGTTCGACACAGCTCGTCGAGTGGCGCCAGTCACGACGTGACACCACCCGCCGGCTCTCACAGTTCGAGGTGGTCCGGAACGGCAACCAGAGCGAACGGCAACGGTTCCTCGAAGACGAATACGACCGGCTCCCGGACGACGTCATCAAGATTCAGATCGTGAACCGGTCCACGACCACTGTCACCGCAAGCTCTGACACTACGCGTATCGGGGAACCACAGCTCAGCCGTGAGGCCCCGTGGCGCAACGAGAACCTCACCTACGGCGAGGACGGTGTCTACATCGCGGAAGCGACGAACGCGCTCCAGACCTCGCTGGTCTCTTTCGTCACCCCGATCGAGACGGAGAGCGGTGAGAACCAGATTCTCGTGATGCAGACGGACCTCAACGCGCTCGCGAACAGCCTGCCACAGCCGTCCCAGGGCGTCTACTCGCAGGTCATCGACTCCCAGGGCCGGATTGTCGCCGGGACGCGCGGCCAGACCGCTCTGGGCGCGAACGCCGGTTCGCTCCAGGAGTACGACGAGAATACCTCCGGCATCGGGCAGTCGTTCGTCCAGCGCGGCCTGGAGGGCGAGAAGGGCTTCGTCCAGGCAAGTGACGTCAAACCGTCTCTCGCCGGTGAGTACGTTATCGCGTACCACCCGGTCGCAGACGAGGAGTGGGTCGTCGCGACGCACGTGCCGGTCTCGACCGCCTACGCGCTCCAGAACACCATTCAGAACAACCTGCTCGTCCTCTCGGGCGCGGCGTTCTTCGGTATCGCGTTCATCGGGCTCGTCTTCGGTCGCGGGACTGTGAGCACGCTGAACCGGCTGACCGAGAAAGCCGAGCGTCTGGAGGCGGGGAACCTCGACGTCGACCTCGACGTGACCCGACGCGACGAGTTCGGTCAGCTGACCGCCTCGTTCGCGAACATGCGCAACGCACTGCGTGACCGTATCCAGGAGGCCGAATCCGCGCGGAAGGAAGCGGAGGTCTCCCGGCAGGAAGCACTCGCCATGACCGACTACCTCCAGGAGAAAGCGGAGGACTACAGCGAGGTCATGCAGCAGTGTGCGAACGGTGACCTCACCCAGCGCATGGAGATCGACAACGAGAACGACGCGATGGACCGCATCGCGACGGAGTTCAACGACATGCTCGGCGAGCTGGAGAAGACGACCGGCCAGCTCAAGACCTTCAGCGAAGAGGTCGCCGAGTCCAGTGACATCGTGCTGACCAACACGGAGAACGTCCGTCAGTCCGCCGAGCGAGTCACTGCCTCCGTCGAGAACATCAACACGGACGCGACCGACCAGGAGGCCCGCCTCGAAGAGCTGGCCGGCGACCTCAACGTGGTCATCGACCGGCTCCACTCGCTGAAGGGCAACCCCCACGTCGACATCAACGAGGAGCTGGACCAGTTCCAGAACGTCGCGAACGTGCTCGAACAGGCGACCGGACAGAGCCAGTCCATCCGCTCGGAAGCCGAGAGCGCGGCCGAGACCTCCAAACAGCAGGCCGACGAGCTGGACGAGGTCTCCGAACGTGCCGACCGGCTCAAACGCTACGCGAAGCCGCTCGGGGGTATCCTCGACCGCTTCGAGACCGCCGCGGAACACGAGTTCGTCTTCTCCGGCGGCCCGAGCCAGCCGGTCCAGAACGACAACGACGACTAA
- a CDS encoding polyprenyl synthetase family protein translates to MEYLEARRDRVESRLQAVIDDVEPDELADQVGHVVLSGGKRVRPTVAVLVCEALGGDPADAVDFAVGIELVHNASLVIDDIIDESEVRRGTPAAWAAYGHGPAIIASDGLLGEAFALFSSDERAMQTVSEAMVELGEGEAMELVAQPTNETEYMELARRKTGALFRAAAELGAIAADADAYTVEAMGEYAQRVGVAFQMRDDVLDDVADEETLGKPTGHDAEMERPSFVEVTDLTTEEANAKARAESDAALEALDTVDAPNSQSVEYLRELAEFVVVRER, encoded by the coding sequence ATGGAGTATCTCGAGGCGCGTCGTGACCGCGTCGAGTCGCGGCTACAGGCCGTCATCGACGACGTCGAACCCGACGAACTCGCAGACCAGGTCGGCCACGTCGTGCTCTCGGGCGGGAAACGGGTGCGCCCGACGGTGGCGGTCCTGGTGTGTGAGGCGCTGGGTGGGGACCCGGCTGACGCCGTCGATTTCGCTGTCGGCATCGAACTGGTCCACAACGCCTCCCTTGTCATCGACGACATCATCGACGAGTCCGAGGTCCGCCGCGGGACCCCGGCGGCGTGGGCGGCCTACGGCCACGGGCCGGCCATCATCGCCTCCGACGGCCTGCTCGGGGAGGCCTTTGCCCTCTTCTCGTCGGACGAGCGGGCGATGCAGACCGTCTCCGAGGCGATGGTCGAACTCGGTGAGGGCGAGGCCATGGAGCTGGTCGCCCAGCCCACCAACGAGACCGAGTACATGGAACTCGCTCGCCGCAAGACGGGCGCGCTGTTCCGGGCGGCCGCCGAGCTGGGCGCTATCGCCGCCGACGCCGACGCCTACACCGTCGAGGCGATGGGCGAGTACGCCCAGCGCGTGGGGGTGGCCTTCCAGATGCGCGACGACGTGTTAGACGACGTCGCCGACGAGGAGACGCTTGGCAAACCCACCGGCCACGACGCCGAGATGGAACGGCCCTCCTTCGTCGAGGTGACCGACCTCACCACCGAGGAGGCAAACGCCAAGGCCCGCGCCGAGTCCGACGCCGCCCTGGAGGCGCTGGATACCGTCGATGCGCCCAACTCTCAGTCCGTGGAGTATCTTCGGGAGCTCGCTGAATTCGTTGTCGTGCGTGAGCGCTAG
- a CDS encoding AAA family ATPase produces the protein MTVIGVVGLPGSGKSEAAEVAREMGVPVVTMGDVIRAECRERGLDPATDHGTVAKALREENGPGAIAERSLPIIEDERAGHDTVLVDGIRSDVEVGAFRDAFGDAFVLVEISAPFDVRAERLDLRGRDASVEEGGESLEDRDERELGFGMGEAMEMADVTIENTDSLAAFQRRIQTLLEEGVEAQS, from the coding sequence ATGACAGTCATCGGTGTCGTCGGACTCCCCGGCAGCGGCAAGAGCGAGGCGGCCGAGGTCGCACGCGAGATGGGCGTCCCGGTCGTGACGATGGGCGACGTGATTCGCGCGGAGTGTCGCGAGCGGGGGCTGGACCCGGCGACCGACCACGGGACCGTGGCGAAAGCGCTGCGCGAGGAGAACGGGCCGGGGGCCATCGCCGAGCGCTCGCTGCCGATTATCGAGGACGAGCGGGCCGGCCACGACACCGTCCTCGTCGACGGTATCCGCTCGGACGTAGAGGTCGGGGCCTTCCGGGACGCCTTCGGCGACGCGTTCGTGCTCGTCGAGATATCGGCCCCCTTCGACGTTCGCGCCGAGCGGCTGGACCTGCGGGGGCGGGACGCGAGCGTCGAGGAGGGCGGCGAGTCCCTCGAGGACCGCGACGAGCGGGAACTTGGCTTCGGGATGGGCGAGGCGATGGAGATGGCCGACGTGACCATCGAAAACACCGACTCGCTGGCGGCGTTCCAGCGGCGTATCCAGACGCTGCTGGAAGAGGGCGTGGAGGCCCAGTCGTGA
- a CDS encoding RNA-binding domain-containing protein, with protein MSSVYSVDVEIRAPVNDTEVTARVADAIRNLFPEADPDHREGELVAEVHTMEGFSEELHRAEILDTARSVFFDNLAGDSFAFDLKKQAAFESRVNFAVGEPAELGDIHVGVTVRAPDAESYIDSVAPPTEDGKPIDTE; from the coding sequence GTGAGCAGCGTCTACAGCGTCGACGTCGAGATACGGGCGCCGGTCAACGACACGGAGGTCACCGCACGGGTCGCGGACGCCATCCGGAACCTCTTCCCGGAGGCCGACCCCGACCACCGCGAGGGGGAACTCGTCGCCGAGGTCCATACGATGGAGGGCTTCTCGGAGGAACTCCACCGCGCGGAGATTCTGGACACGGCTCGCTCGGTCTTCTTCGACAACCTGGCCGGCGACAGCTTCGCCTTCGACCTGAAGAAGCAGGCGGCCTTCGAGAGCCGCGTGAACTTCGCCGTCGGCGAGCCCGCGGAACTCGGTGATATCCACGTCGGGGTCACGGTGCGAGCGCCCGACGCCGAGAGCTACATCGACTCCGTGGCGCCCCCGACCGAGGACGGGAAGCCGATAGACACCGAATGA
- a CDS encoding HAD family hydrolase, with protein sequence MTEALCFALDGVLVHRTRSDADILRDVFDAHGVEPSDEVLTTARDAFRDAFENLEPDPYRQSMAAVRSVADTADSDADPDEMVATLRERTYAGTTVPDAARESLAGLAEDSALAVITNGPREWQVGKLDHHGLTDQFDAVVASYEAGAHKPDTAPFELLRERLPADEYVMVGDSEDVEGARAAGFVPIEYRTDGPDLWATIDALL encoded by the coding sequence ATGACCGAGGCGCTCTGTTTCGCACTCGACGGTGTGCTGGTCCACCGGACCCGCTCTGACGCCGATATCCTGCGGGACGTCTTCGATGCTCACGGCGTCGAGCCATCCGACGAGGTCCTGACGACGGCGCGGGACGCCTTCCGCGACGCCTTCGAGAATCTGGAGCCGGACCCTTACCGCCAGTCGATGGCGGCAGTCCGTTCGGTGGCCGACACCGCGGACTCGGACGCCGACCCGGACGAGATGGTCGCGACGCTACGCGAGCGGACGTACGCGGGAACGACGGTCCCCGACGCGGCCCGGGAGAGCCTCGCCGGACTGGCCGAGGACAGCGCCCTCGCGGTCATCACGAACGGCCCCCGCGAGTGGCAGGTCGGCAAACTCGACCACCACGGCCTCACCGACCAGTTCGACGCCGTCGTCGCCTCCTACGAGGCGGGCGCCCACAAACCCGACACGGCCCCGTTTGAACTGCTCCGCGAGCGGCTCCCCGCCGACGAGTACGTGATGGTCGGGGACAGCGAGGACGTCGAGGGAGCGCGAGCCGCTGGGTTCGTTCCCATCGAGTACCGGACTGACGGCCCGGACCTCTGGGCGACCATCGACGCCTTGCTCTGA
- a CDS encoding molybdopterin-dependent oxidoreductase has protein sequence MDWRRYTPSPRAVDWGLFVAVATLFATGVGTIFAGTAVAAWVIDLHAVSGIVLVCLLPVKLWRVRHRVAPERLTGARVVSIALAVDATGALVTGVWWIFGGSLDLGLWGLFHLHTALGLLVAPLLLVHLRYRYHSPETAVRHGRRDAIRYAGLVTTGAVVWRLQGPVNDALETAGADRRFTGSREEGSDAGNRFPVTSWVADDPEPIDRSEWSLRVGGRVASAASYDAAELPTGASDRALLDCTSGWYSEHDWQGVRVADLLDAADPDDAAAWVQFRSVTGYRWSLPIEEARDAMLATRVDGERLAHGHGYPLRLVAPGRRGFQWVKWVEEVRVTERREVGEWLAIFVSGI, from the coding sequence ATGGACTGGCGCCGGTACACCCCCTCGCCACGCGCCGTCGACTGGGGGCTGTTCGTCGCCGTCGCGACGCTGTTTGCGACCGGCGTCGGAACCATCTTCGCCGGCACCGCCGTCGCGGCGTGGGTCATCGACCTGCACGCGGTCTCGGGAATCGTGCTGGTCTGTCTGCTGCCGGTCAAGCTCTGGCGGGTCCGCCACCGAGTCGCACCCGAGCGGCTGACGGGGGCACGAGTCGTCTCCATCGCGCTCGCCGTCGACGCGACGGGCGCACTCGTCACCGGCGTCTGGTGGATTTTCGGCGGCTCGCTCGACCTGGGGCTGTGGGGGCTCTTCCACCTCCACACCGCGCTTGGGCTGCTCGTCGCGCCCCTGCTCTTGGTCCATCTGCGCTACCGCTATCACTCGCCCGAGACGGCAGTTCGGCACGGCCGCCGCGACGCCATCCGCTACGCCGGCCTCGTCACGACCGGCGCCGTCGTCTGGCGACTCCAGGGGCCGGTCAACGACGCACTGGAGACGGCCGGCGCCGACCGCCGCTTCACCGGCTCCCGAGAGGAGGGCAGCGACGCCGGGAACCGCTTCCCGGTGACGAGCTGGGTCGCCGACGACCCCGAGCCAATCGACAGGAGCGAGTGGTCCCTACGCGTCGGCGGCCGCGTCGCCAGCGCGGCGTCGTACGACGCCGCGGAACTGCCGACGGGTGCCAGCGACCGGGCCCTGCTCGACTGCACGAGCGGCTGGTACTCCGAGCACGACTGGCAAGGGGTGCGCGTGGCCGACCTGCTCGACGCTGCCGACCCCGACGACGCGGCGGCCTGGGTGCAGTTCCGCTCGGTGACGGGCTACCGCTGGAGCCTCCCCATCGAGGAGGCCCGGGATGCCATGCTCGCGACGCGTGTCGACGGCGAGCGCCTCGCACACGGCCACGGTTACCCGCTTCGACTCGTGGCGCCCGGTCGCCGAGGGTTCCAGTGGGTGAAGTGGGTCGAGGAAGTGCGGGTGACCGAGCGCCGCGAGGTCGGTGAGTGGCTCGCCATCTTCGTCAGTGGCATCTGA
- a CDS encoding lamin tail domain-containing protein — MKGRRVGVVVVLVLLAGCGGLVPADDGGSAPAAPGTAASLPADTTQVSVTAVVDGDTIRIEYENGTRDTVRLVGVDTPEVNAENDPAEFEGVPDTAAGATCLREAGTNASNFAKDRLLGRTVGIVTDPNLDRRGYYDRLLAYVVVDDRLFNYQLVATGRARVYDSDFSRQGSFTTAETGARDDRRGLWRCADPETADWATDTATTSPSGLALVDIHEDAAGNDNENLNDEYLVFANRGDDPISLDGWTVTDAADHSYTFGTYSLGPGERTTLYTGSGTDTETARYWGAGGAVWNNGGDTVTVRTSAGDVALQRAY, encoded by the coding sequence ATGAAAGGTCGCCGAGTCGGTGTGGTGGTCGTGCTGGTCCTGCTCGCGGGCTGTGGCGGACTCGTGCCCGCGGACGACGGCGGGTCCGCCCCGGCGGCACCGGGGACGGCGGCAAGCCTCCCGGCCGACACCACACAGGTCAGTGTCACGGCCGTCGTCGACGGCGACACCATCCGCATCGAATACGAAAACGGCACGCGCGACACCGTTCGGCTGGTCGGCGTCGACACGCCGGAGGTCAACGCGGAGAACGACCCCGCGGAGTTCGAGGGCGTCCCCGACACTGCGGCCGGCGCGACCTGTCTCCGCGAGGCCGGGACGAACGCCTCGAACTTCGCGAAGGACCGACTCCTGGGCCGCACCGTCGGCATCGTCACGGACCCGAACCTTGACCGTCGCGGGTACTACGACCGCCTGCTGGCCTACGTGGTCGTCGACGACCGCCTGTTCAACTACCAGCTCGTCGCGACCGGGCGCGCCCGCGTCTACGACAGCGACTTCAGCCGCCAGGGGTCGTTCACGACCGCCGAGACGGGCGCCCGCGACGACCGCCGGGGCCTCTGGCGCTGCGCGGACCCCGAGACGGCCGACTGGGCGACTGACACGGCGACGACGAGCCCCTCGGGACTCGCCCTGGTCGACATCCACGAGGACGCCGCCGGCAACGACAACGAGAACCTGAACGACGAGTATCTCGTCTTCGCGAACCGCGGTGACGACCCCATCTCACTCGACGGCTGGACCGTCACCGACGCCGCTGACCACAGCTACACCTTCGGGACCTACTCGCTCGGGCCAGGGGAACGGACCACCCTCTACACCGGCAGCGGGACCGACACCGAGACGGCGCGCTACTGGGGCGCCGGCGGCGCGGTCTGGAACAACGGCGGCGACACGGTCACCGTCCGGACGAGCGCGGGCGACGTGGCCCTGCAGCGGGCGTACTGA
- a CDS encoding CBS domain-containing protein has product MLALHVREVMQTPASTITPGSPIVEAATRLRDEGIGSLVVERNGESVGIITESDIVAVTAEEGDTRKLTVADVMATALVTISPDANLEVAVDRLRTHGIKKLPVVEDGELVGIVTTTDISRYVPHITRPELSREPHPERRRFTRPDTLYEDDDWEFDSYGVADGIDVGDHVRFSKTLSENDIERFAEVSGDTNRLHLDAEFAEGSRFGRRIAHGTLVSGIISAALARLPGLTIYLSQELSYRGPVDIGDRVTAHCEVVEQLKENRFRLATAVDDGDGNCVVEGDAVVISDPIPDSA; this is encoded by the coding sequence ATGCTCGCCCTGCACGTCAGAGAGGTCATGCAGACGCCCGCAAGCACTATCACGCCCGGGAGTCCCATCGTCGAGGCCGCGACGCGACTCCGCGACGAGGGCATCGGCTCGCTCGTCGTCGAGCGCAACGGGGAGTCGGTCGGCATCATCACCGAGAGCGACATCGTCGCCGTCACCGCCGAGGAGGGCGACACGCGAAAGCTGACCGTCGCGGACGTGATGGCGACGGCGCTGGTGACCATCTCGCCCGACGCCAACCTGGAAGTCGCCGTCGACCGACTGCGCACCCACGGCATCAAGAAGCTCCCGGTCGTCGAGGACGGCGAACTCGTGGGTATCGTGACGACGACGGATATCTCCCGATACGTCCCCCATATCACCCGTCCGGAACTCTCCCGCGAGCCCCACCCCGAGCGCCGCCGCTTTACCCGCCCCGACACGCTCTACGAGGACGACGACTGGGAGTTCGACAGCTACGGTGTCGCCGACGGCATCGACGTGGGCGACCACGTCCGCTTCTCGAAGACGCTCTCGGAGAACGACATCGAGCGCTTCGCCGAGGTAAGCGGCGACACGAACCGGCTCCACCTGGACGCGGAGTTCGCCGAGGGGAGTCGCTTCGGCCGCCGCATCGCCCACGGGACGCTGGTCTCGGGCATCATCAGCGCCGCCCTGGCCCGGCTCCCGGGGCTGACCATCTACCTCTCGCAGGAACTCTCCTACCGCGGGCCCGTGGACATCGGCGACCGCGTCACCGCCCACTGTGAGGTCGTCGAACAGCTCAAGGAGAACCGCTTCCGGCTGGCGACCGCTGTCGACGACGGCGACGGCAACTGTGTCGTCGAGGGCGACGCGGTGGTCATCTCCGACCCGATTCCGGACTCTGCATGA
- a CDS encoding nucleoside recognition protein, with the protein MQSAVAALSHPVVGLLAEVFLRVLRIAIFLSIGVFLANLAVSFGLVEKIAVVSQYLTGPANLPDEVGTAILTTTASPTAGYGMLADFRESGVLDDRATLVAVTINTFFGFAQHIVTFYVPILIPILGARVGVLYVTTRGLVALAITLTGIVAGAVLLDSSNVDRRAVAATPDGGAEPHTDASTASDEPGEDEPETNLERVLEALFETGEKLREILPRLAGIYVVVALLVAYSEEIMAYLGGSGQALTAAADGLTGLLGLPGAAVPVVAAFALDTTSGAVVIAPLIENGTFTARTAVATMLVGGIVSFAVSTFKRSIPFQYGIWGREFGSKVIAVNTGLKIGWIALALVVLLV; encoded by the coding sequence GTGCAGTCAGCCGTCGCCGCCCTGTCACATCCGGTCGTCGGCCTGCTCGCCGAGGTGTTCCTGCGGGTCCTGCGAATCGCTATCTTCCTCTCGATAGGCGTCTTCCTCGCGAACCTCGCGGTGTCGTTCGGTCTCGTCGAGAAGATAGCCGTCGTCTCGCAGTATCTCACCGGCCCGGCGAACCTCCCCGACGAGGTCGGCACCGCCATCCTGACGACGACGGCCTCGCCGACGGCGGGCTACGGGATGCTCGCGGACTTCCGCGAGTCGGGCGTGCTCGACGACCGCGCGACGCTGGTCGCGGTGACCATCAACACGTTCTTCGGCTTCGCCCAGCACATCGTCACCTTCTACGTCCCGATTCTGATTCCCATCCTCGGGGCCCGCGTCGGCGTCCTCTACGTCACGACTCGGGGCCTGGTCGCGCTCGCCATCACGCTGACCGGCATCGTCGCCGGTGCGGTCCTGCTCGATAGCTCGAACGTCGACCGGAGGGCGGTGGCCGCGACGCCGGATGGCGGCGCCGAACCGCATACGGACGCCAGTACGGCCAGCGACGAGCCGGGCGAGGACGAACCCGAGACAAATCTGGAGCGAGTTCTCGAAGCGCTCTTCGAGACCGGCGAGAAACTCCGCGAGATTCTCCCGCGGCTGGCCGGTATCTACGTCGTCGTCGCCCTGCTGGTCGCGTACTCCGAGGAAATCATGGCCTATCTCGGCGGCTCCGGGCAGGCGCTGACGGCGGCCGCCGACGGCCTGACCGGCCTGCTCGGGCTGCCCGGCGCAGCGGTCCCGGTCGTCGCCGCCTTCGCGCTGGATACCACCTCCGGCGCAGTCGTCATCGCGCCACTCATCGAGAACGGTACCTTCACCGCCCGGACGGCGGTCGCGACGATGCTCGTCGGCGGCATCGTCTCCTTCGCCGTCTCGACGTTCAAACGCTCCATCCCGTTCCAGTACGGCATCTGGGGCCGGGAGTTCGGGTCGAAGGTCATCGCCGTCAACACGGGGCTGAAAATCGGCTGGATTGCCCTGGCGCTCGTGGTTCTGTTGGTCTGA
- a CDS encoding magnesium transporter has product MLPVLVVLTAIELGSGIVLDTFESTLLRYPTLLVLVPVTIGMAGNLGSILAARFSTALHLGLLSFSPDDDRLVGNAVATIALAVTVFPLVGAGAWLLQSLLGGTRLSLPTVVAVALLSGVVLAALAIAVTIITTYAAYRFELDPDDVVIPVVTNVCDVLGVLVLFGAVRLVVG; this is encoded by the coding sequence ATGCTGCCAGTCCTCGTCGTCCTCACCGCGATCGAACTGGGCAGTGGCATCGTCCTCGATACGTTCGAATCGACGCTGCTGCGCTACCCGACACTGCTCGTGCTCGTGCCGGTCACCATCGGGATGGCCGGCAATCTGGGGAGTATCCTCGCGGCGCGGTTCTCGACGGCCCTGCATCTGGGCCTGCTCTCCTTTAGCCCCGACGACGACCGACTCGTGGGCAACGCCGTCGCCACCATCGCGCTGGCGGTCACCGTCTTCCCGCTCGTGGGCGCCGGCGCGTGGCTGTTGCAGTCCCTGCTCGGCGGGACCCGGCTCTCGCTGCCGACGGTCGTCGCGGTCGCGCTCCTCAGCGGCGTCGTGCTGGCGGCCCTGGCTATCGCCGTCACCATCATAACGACCTACGCCGCCTACCGGTTCGAACTGGACCCCGACGACGTGGTCATCCCCGTCGTCACCAACGTCTGTGACGTGCTGGGCGTGCTGGTGCTGTTTGGCGCGGTGCGGCTGGTGGTGGGCTGA
- a CDS encoding magnesium transporter produces MTVREVAQQAYRESLPVLALSAVGGLFAGVVLGGMDAELEQVAGLLVLVPALLATRGNVYGSLGARLGSALHQGLVDPTFSTDDERVNAAVAAALANGVMVSVIAAFLAVALLGALGRPSASLSTLVAIALLAGLISGILLTIAVVSVVFVGYRRGLNPDTLAGPVVTTTGDVVGIATLLVATRIVLALGGG; encoded by the coding sequence ATGACCGTCCGCGAGGTGGCCCAGCAGGCCTACCGGGAGTCACTGCCCGTGTTGGCACTCAGTGCGGTCGGCGGCCTCTTCGCTGGCGTCGTTCTGGGTGGGATGGACGCCGAACTGGAGCAGGTGGCGGGGCTGCTCGTGCTGGTGCCGGCGCTGCTGGCGACCCGAGGGAACGTCTACGGCTCGCTGGGGGCGCGGCTGGGGTCGGCGTTACATCAGGGGCTGGTCGACCCGACCTTTTCGACGGACGACGAACGGGTGAACGCGGCGGTGGCGGCGGCACTGGCCAACGGCGTCATGGTTAGCGTCATCGCGGCGTTCCTGGCGGTCGCGTTGCTGGGGGCGCTTGGGCGGCCGTCGGCGTCGCTGTCGACGCTGGTCGCCATCGCCCTGCTCGCGGGGCTCATCTCCGGAATTTTGCTGACCATCGCGGTCGTCTCGGTCGTCTTCGTCGGCTACCGTCGCGGCCTGAACCCCGACACGCTGGCGGGCCCGGTGGTGACGACGACCGGCGACGTCGTCGGCATCGCGACGCTGCTCGTGGCGACCCGTATCGTCCTCGCGCTGGGAGGTGGGTAG